GATCGAGCTGAGAGCGTGCGGTGAGCGCTCATGAGACGACCAGCACGCCGTGCATATTGCCGTGGTACTTGCAGTGGAAGGGGTACTTGCCCGGTGTGGTCGGCGCGGTCATGGTGGCGGTGCCACCACCGCCGTCGATCACCGCGTTGAAGAGCCCGGCCTTGTCCGAGGTCACCGTGTGCGAGACGCCGTCCTTGTCGGTGATGGTGAGCTTTGCGCCGGGCTTCACGCTGGTGGGCACCTGATAGTCGAAGTTCTTGATGGTGATCTGCACCGCGGCGGCGGGTTTGGCGGCCGCCGATGAGGAACTAGCTGTCGACGATGTCGAGGTGCCCGAGGCCGTCGTACCGGCCGAGGTCGAAGAGGCACTCGTAGCAGGTTTCGATGCGCCCTGTCCGGTGCTGGCCGACTGCCCTCCACCGCCGCACGCGCCGAGGAGAAAGACACTGCAGGTCGCGGCGAAGCGCGCCTGTCGTGAGTCGAACATTCATGACGAACCGTCCATTCAGGTCGGTAACAACGGAATATTCCGTCGCTATTGATTCGTCACCGTCGGACCCAGAGATTGGGGGTGCCGTCGGCGCGAGCGGTAAGCACCCGGTGCTGACGTGTCAGGAAACCCCCAGCATTCTCGTGTTTTCTTCTTGATACCGCGGTTCGCGGAGGTGGGGGACTACCCGCAACTGCCGTAACGGGGTCGGGTGGTCGTGGGAGAATGGACTGTTCGAGATGCGGCGAATCTTCGGGGTACTAGTCGTGGTCGTGGCGATGGTCGCCGCACTGTTCGGGGCCGACCCGGCACGTGCGGCAGCGGCGCAGGTCCGCGCGGCGTCGACTACCTCGACAGCTCGCAATTTCGTGTCACTGTCACCGGCGCGGCTGTTGGACACCCGGTCCGGACAAGGCGTGGCCAAGGGCGCGCTCCGCGCAGGCTCGACCACCGCGCTGCAAGTCGCGGGTCGAGTCGGGGTGCCGACCTCCGGGGTGGCAGCCGTCGTGCTGAACGTGACTGCGACAGGCCCGGTCGCGAGTGGTTGGTTGACCGCGTGGCCCGCAGGCGCGGCGCGCCCGACCGCCTCCAATCTGAACTTCGTGGCTCATCAGACCGTTGCCAACCAGGCCATCGTCAAGGTCGGCGTCGGCGGAGCCGTGGACCTCTACTCCTCCACCGGAACTCAACTGTTCGTTGACGTCAGCGGGTACTACCCGAGCACCGCCGCCTACACGCCGCTGGTGCCGTCTCGCTTGATGGATACCCGTCATGACTCGAGCCACCCCACCAAGGGCTCCACCACCGCCGTGACCGTCACCGGTCGGGCAGGCGTCCCGGCCACCGGGGTGAGCGCGGTCGTCCTGAACGTGACCGCCATCCCGCACGCGGGCAGCGGATGGTTGACGTTGTTCCCCGCCGGAGTCTCGCGCCCGGACGCCTCGATCCTGAACTACGCGCCGCACCAGGCGACCGCCGGAATGAGTATTGCGAAGGTCGGCGCCGGTGGCCGAGTCGAGGTCTACTCCTCACAGTCGGTCGACCTGCTGGTCGATGTCGTGGGATGGGTACCGGCCACCAGTGGCTACCTGGCGATGACTCCGGTACGCATCGCGGACACCCGCAACGGCACCGGAGGGGTCGAGGTGGGTCGCGTGGCGACCGGCGGAGTGCTTTCGCTCGCGATCGCCGGAGCCCACGGCATCCCAGCGAGCGGGGTGAACGCCGTCGAGATCAACGTGACCGCGACCGGCAGTACCGGCTCGGGCTACCTCACCACCTACCCGAACGGAGTCGCACGCCCGACTGCGTCGACGCTGAACTATCCGATCCGCGGCACCTCGTCGAACTCGGCCACCGTCAAGGTGGGCACTGATGGGCGCATCGACGTTTTCGTCTCGAGCGCCGCGTACGTCTTCGTCGACGTCGTCGGCTACTTCACCGCGCCACCTGCCCCTGGCGCAGACGCCTGGACGCAAGGCGCAGCCGACAGCGCCAACAGCGGTTTCAATCCGGCCGAGCACAAGTTGACCATCGCAACCGCCGCCACCATGCACACCGCCTGGACGGCCGACGACTTCGGAACACAAGGACCGGTCATCTCCGGTGGGTTGGTCTACTACGTTCCATTCCCCGGCAATACTGCTGACGCCACGACGCTGATGGTGAAGAACGTCGTCACCGGATCGACCGCCTGGACGCTGCAACTCCCGCTCGGCGTCTCCTACACCGCCGGCGCCATCACCGACGGCAAACTTCTGCTGCCGTTCCAGGCGGCGCCCGATGGTGCGGGCTTGCTGGCCGTGGATCTGAGCACACATCGCGTCACATGGCGCACCGTGCTGAAGGGCAATGGCAACTACGCGGGCCGGGTCATCGCGGCCAACGGCATCGCGTACCTCGATGACGGAAGTACGTTCAACGCCTACCGCGTCTCGGACGGCCAGGCGCTCTGGTCACACGCCGACACCGCAAGCACTGCAGCCGCGTCGTACGCGGCGGTCGGCGCCTTGGTATACACGCTGG
This portion of the Dermatophilaceae bacterium Sec6.4 genome encodes:
- a CDS encoding cupredoxin domain-containing protein produces the protein MFDSRQARFAATCSVFLLGACGGGGQSASTGQGASKPATSASSTSAGTTASGTSTSSTASSSSAAAKPAAAVQITIKNFDYQVPTSVKPGAKLTITDKDGVSHTVTSDKAGLFNAVIDGGGGTATMTAPTTPGKYPFHCKYHGNMHGVLVVS
- a CDS encoding PQQ-binding-like beta-propeller repeat protein, which encodes MRRIFGVLVVVVAMVAALFGADPARAAAAQVRAASTTSTARNFVSLSPARLLDTRSGQGVAKGALRAGSTTALQVAGRVGVPTSGVAAVVLNVTATGPVASGWLTAWPAGAARPTASNLNFVAHQTVANQAIVKVGVGGAVDLYSSTGTQLFVDVSGYYPSTAAYTPLVPSRLMDTRHDSSHPTKGSTTAVTVTGRAGVPATGVSAVVLNVTAIPHAGSGWLTLFPAGVSRPDASILNYAPHQATAGMSIAKVGAGGRVEVYSSQSVDLLVDVVGWVPATSGYLAMTPVRIADTRNGTGGVEVGRVATGGVLSLAIAGAHGIPASGVNAVEINVTATGSTGSGYLTTYPNGVARPTASTLNYPIRGTSSNSATVKVGTDGRIDVFVSSAAYVFVDVVGYFTAPPAPGADAWTQGAADSANSGFNPAEHKLTIATAATMHTAWTADDFGTQGPVISGGLVYYVPFPGNTADATTLMVKNVVTGSTAWTLQLPLGVSYTAGAITDGKLLLPFQAAPDGAGLLAVDLSTHRVTWRTVLKGNGNYAGRVIAANGIAYLDDGSTFNAYRVSDGQALWSHADTASTAAASYAAVGALVYTLGGSNLIAYDAASGRREWSTPTAQYLISGPIIADGHVYLDEGTDIQAFNASGCGQSVCGPVWDTALPDYADNSFIGAAGNGTVFVTWVDKSGPSNWPSYMRSLSATSGKTNWTVPVGGVGEPPARAGNVVWLQVNDNQVQAYNAATGSRISTTDIPGANGYGQPIAIADGSVVIGADSAIVTLRAGG